acggtATGGAGAAGCTCGGGTGCAAGCTGGGGAGCTGTGAGCAGCTTTGGGACGGCAGGGTGGACATGTCAGCGGTGTCTCCAAGGGACCGGGCTGCttccctggggtggggtggatccTTGGACCCAAGCAGCGCCCAGTGCAGCTGGTCCTCAGTAAACACCAGCtgaggtggggcaggggtggggagagacctACAGTGGCTTGTATTCCCCCCTGAAGCCCCATATCCGATGTCACTTTTCCTAGGGAAAGTCtgtcttgcctctgtctctcctctttctgtcttAAAGACTTTTacgtttatgtgtgtgggtgtgtgtgccagggccagaggaggacatgagagtccctggagctagagttacaggctattgtgagctgccagacatggggtgctgggagccaaaatctggtcctttggaagagcagcaagtgctgtcagccagagagccatctctccagttccacagACTGCCATCCCTCCTCGTCCTCTGCACCTGGTTCTTAGACCAGGCCTCACtacatttcccaggctggcctgaattgattgtatagccaaggatgaccttgaacttctgattctctttgcTCTACCTGctaggtgctgggattgtaagtgtggGCTCACCTCTGGCTTATGAGGTCCTAGAGACTGACCCAAGCCACAGCCCCTCACAAAGTCTTTCTGTGTGTCAGCTTCATGCACCCCTGCCCCTCTCCCTGAGACTCCCCACCTCAGTGACGGACCTTTCTCCGCACTCCCCAAATCCCAGCCAGCCATGGTTCATAGTTTCCCCCGCATGGCTGTACACTCTGGGTCATCCTTGTCACGACCCTTGCGTCCCCAGGACCGTGCAGTGGAAAGGGGCTGGGTTCTTACCACCTGGATGTCAGAGTGGGTGTGGTTGTCACGAAGAGCagccagggagaggaggaaggaccgCATGGACGGCTCCGAGTGCCCCCAGCAGCTGATGAGCAAGCGCACTTTGACGCCTCGCTCGTAGGCGGCCCGTCGAAGGCCGTCATCAATGGCTGGCCAGAACCTGAGGTGcagcagaggagaggaagaggcagatctttctttttaagttttttctttgtttgtttgttttggtcttgtagacagggtttctctgtgtagccctggctgtcctggaactcactctgcagaccaggctggcctcgaactcagatttacctgcttctgcctcctgagtgctgagcttaaaggcatgtgccaccaccaccaccctggcttttttctttttaatttttaaaaatatgtacttactggttttttaaaaatgatttaatattGCTTTAACTATGTGTAGCTGTGTCTGCGTGTAGATGTGAGCCTGTGAGTATCATAGAAGACAAAGGCATCAGAtgacctggggctggagttacaaacagttgtgagccacttgagatgggtgctgggaaccaaactcgggtcctctgaaagagcaagtgctcttcctgctgagccatctctccagcctcaaaagaTGTAtccatttttatgttatgtgtaccACCCTAGAAGAGGCAGTTTTAGCTATAGACTTTACCTACAGCTTTGGGGCTCCCAAGCTCTCTTCCTGCATTCTCATATTCCTCACCTCCTGTTCCTGGTTATCGTTTGGACACCCCAAAACTCATCTTcccatcttttgttttgagacagttgtactctgtagccaaggctggtctccatcctcccacctcagtcttTCTTCCAAAGAATGGGCttacagatatgcaccaccatgcccaatctcctctcatctcctgtgtgtgtgtgtgtgtgtgtgtgtgtgtgtgtgtgtgtgtgtgtgtgttctcactgGATTATAGGCAACTGTGAGCCACTTAACACGGATGTTCGGAAcaaggtaggtgctgggaactgatcgagcaagtgttcttaactggtgagtgatctctccagcctcagtccaccttacttttttaaacagggtctcttgctgaatgtGGATCACCCCAATTCAGCTAGggtgactggccagtgagtcttTGGGATCCACCTGAGATGCATGCCGTCACGCATGCCTCTTATTTGAGGTGTTGGGGGTCCAAATGGGTCCTCTCGCTCGCtcggcaagcactttactcagTGAGCCTTCTTCCCAGCTCTATCTTATCTTCCGACCCCACATTCAATCACCCCTGCCACACCCCTTCTTGGTGACACTCGGGGTGAGCCTGGGGCCTCTAGCACGTTAAATGAGAGCTCTGTCACTGAGATACGGCCCTTGCCTCCATATTCTCTCTTGTATCTGCtctcctgcctgggcctcctgctTGCTATTGGAGTCCCCTTAGCCCTCTTCCCACAGAAGTTCCCCATCCTGAGCCCTCCCCAGCCCAGAGTACCTGCGGGGATGGGAGAACTCCATGGTGGGCAGGTAGTTCATAACTGCAATGTAGATGAAGCTCCGGGCACTGTCCACCACGTTGAGCAGAGCCTTCAGGTCTGGAGTGCGGCCACTCGGACACAGTGGTGGGGGTGCACtctggggggtgaggggagagtcAATACACGTGTCCTGCTGGAGGCAGCATCACAGTGGACCCCAAGTTCGGAACACTCACAATGAACCGGGTGCTATGGAGCTCACTAAAAAACAGTCTCCATGAGAGGAAGGAGAATTACCATTTGTTTTGCGGGTGAGGAAACAGACTCTGGAAGGGTAAGCTACTTGTTTAAGGTCACATGGCCAATCAGTGCGGCTGAGAGTGAAGTGCTGGGCTTCAGAATTCATACTCTCGGATGGTCCTGATCCAGCAGCAATAACGCCACTTTGCTACTTGgagacttgctttttttttcagtgtatgtacacatatatgtgtgtattacatatgtgaatgcatgtgccgCACTGTGtgagtggaagtcagaggacaccctCGCGCGTTGGTCCTTGCCCCCCATTTTGTTTGAGGCAGTCTCTTTGCCACCATACCTACAgtggtgttgggattatagatttGCATTACTAtgccaggttttttttgttttgttttgtttttgagttctggggatctgaactcagtcctcatgctTCTTCTATAGCAAGTGGTACACTGATCTATTTCCCTAGCTCCTtatgattttgttgttattttattttttagagatttatttatttattatgtatacagtgttctgcctgcatgtatccctgcaggccagaagagggagccagatcttattacagatggttgtgagccgccatgtggttgctgggaattgaactcaggacctttggaagagcaagcagccagtgctcttaacctctgagccatctctccagcccctgttattttatttttttgttggttggttagttagttGGTTTATTGGGGATAGGATCTCATGCAGTCCAATTGGTCtgtaatttactatgtagccagaataactttttattttaagatttatttattacgtatacagtgttctgcctgcatgtacgcctgcaggcctgaagaaggcaccagatctcattacagatggttgtgagccaccgtgtggttgctgggaattgaactcaggacctctggaagaacagccagtgctcttaacctctgagccatctctccagcccaccagaataactttgaactcctgatcctcctgcctccactcttcctggtgctagaattacaggcaggtgcAAGTTCAACTGGCTAGGGACAGGGTTTTAGTGCCACCTCCAGGCAACTGATTTGGAGATCTATTCTGTCACATGCAACCCTGACCAGGCAATTCTGCATGTGTCAGGGGTCACAACGGGCCCTTTGCTCGGGTCCCGAGGAAACTGcaactttaaaaatagaagtgccatggaagaaggaagtgttCATCTCTATGGAAGACTATCGTTACAAAGGGCACCAAAGATCATGTCTCCCTGCATCCATGATTCATGAGCCTCCACCATGACTTTGGGCTCGATGACTTGCTCAAGGGGAAACACAGAAAGCCCCGCATGGccttcctcaactgaaaaatgtgGCAATAGCTAAAATCGGCAGTGTTTTGTCTATCATGCTCAATAACTGTCCCACGAAAGAGTCAACACATGGTGGCAAGTCTGCCTACAATCcgtcactcaggaggctgaggcaggaggatcaagagatGGGTGTAAGTTTGGGCTACACAGATCTGttccaaaagaaaaagatgtggGCACTCTTGTAATGCTGATgtttgggaagtagaagcaggcgTGTCagaagttcagggctagcctcagCTAAGTAcggagttccagggtagcctgaGTTATAGAATTATTTGATCTTGCTTCCAgaaaccaaaaaaaggggggggggtaggggaggctgtggctcagtggttaagagtgtgtgccttgttcttgcagaggattggagttcagctcccagcacccacacaggacaGCTTACAAAcctctgtaacttcagcttcagggaaagccaatgtctctggcctccacgggcaccctCACTCACGTGTACATatatcacatgcacacatattaaataaagtatttttgaaaaataatagttgggaggtggtggtgcatgcctttaatcccagtacccaggaggcaaaggcaggaggatctctgtgagttcaaggctagcctggtctacagacaggacagccagggctacacagagaaaccctgtatcagtGGTTATCTTCCTTAATcattctctactttttttttttaaataatgagacagggtctcactatgtagccctgactggcctggccACTAGGTAGGTCAGACTGgtctagaattcacagagatcttcctgcttctgcctcctgagtgctgggattaaaagtggaCACCACCTTATTTCTGACACAGGATCTTTCATTGAACCAGAACTTAAAGATCTGGATAGGTGGCTGGCCAGAGAACTcccagactctgcctccccagggctgggaatgcagatgcatgctgctgtgcctggtgtagggatttgaactcaggtccttaggcttgtaCGGCAAacacttagccactgagccatctcctcagcttgtgtctagttttaatttatttaaatcgAAATAGCTGGGATATAGCCCTGTGGTAGACCTTCTGCTAGCATGTGTAGGGTCCTGGCTTCCATTTCCAGtactggaaaaagaagaagaagaaggaggaggaggaggaggaggagggggaggaggaggaggaggaggaggaggaggaggaggaggaggaggaagaagaagaagaagaagaagaagaagaagaagaagaagaagaagaagaagaagaagaagaagaaagaagaaagaagaagaagccgggcggtggtggagcacgcctaagaagaagaagaagaagaagaagaagaagaagaagaagaagaagaagaagaagaagaagaagaagaagaagaagaagaagaagaagaagaagaagaagaagaagaagaagaagaagaaagaagaaagaagaagaagccgggcggtggtggagcacgcctataatcccagcactcgggaggcagaagcaggcggatctctgtgagttcgaggccagcttgggctacagagcttgtccaggacaggctccaaagctacagagaaaccctgtcttgaaaaaccaaaaagaaagaaagaaaagaagaagaagactggCTGTGGTGGCCCATGTTTGAagttcagcactcagaaggcaaaggcaggaagatttctgtgagttccaggctagccagtgagtgctatgcagtgagaccctgtctcaaaaaacaacccccccaaagtcgttcaaggccatcctcaggtaCATAGctcaaggccagcgtgggctgCACGAGACTCTATCTCAagctaagtaaataaacaaatggaaagagcTACCTGTGGCTGATTTAGACATCACCAAGGGCTTGGGGTTTCCGAGCCCACGTGTACCTCACACAGACGGTGGAAATGCCAGGACACCCATTTTCCAGATGAATCCCGTGCTAAGGGAGCTTGGGACACAGCCGAAGCTTTTGACAAAGCACAGTGGTGACCCAGGGTGAAATCCAGACCTCCCTCCCCAACAATCACCAGGCAGGTCTGGATGGAGGCCGCAAGTGATGACGTGAAGACCCGTTTCCCCCAACTTACCGCCAGGTAGGCCAGAGCTGGGGTGCCATTGAGACAGATCTCCATTGGTGTCTCTTGATTGTAGCGGGTGTCAAAGGGCCGTGGCCAGGTTGAAGGGATGGAGCTACCCGCCTGGCCCAGGAACCAGTAGGCCTCAAAAATCTTGGTCAGGTCTCGAGCGAGGCAGCTGCAGTTGTACATGACCACTCCCAGTTCCTTGACCTGTGGGAGAGCAATGTGGAGCCTGGGaatgctggcctggagctcacagatggCATGTCCTGTCTGCTGCCTTAGCCAAAGCCTCTCGATCTTTTCCTGTACCTAAAACCTCCGCTCTGAAAACCAACATCCTAGACCTTAAATATGTAGCTCTAAACTTGACTTATGTTTTGAAGAAACATTCAGTTATTGCAAAGTTCcagggtttttattttcttgtggcACTGGGTATTGGAACTAGGGCCTTAcactaccactgagtcacaccccagcccctcactgggggattctaggcaggggctctactactgagccacaccccagcccctcactgggggattctaggcaggggctctactactgagccacaccccagcccctcactgggggattctaggcaggggctctaccactgagccacacccccagcccctcactgggggattctagacaggggctctaccactgagccacactcccagcccctcactggggaattctaggcaggggttctaccactgagccacaccccagcccctcactggggattctaggcaggggttctaccactgagccacatcccagcccctcactcagGGATTCTAGACAGGTTCTTTACCTCTGCAGTCCATCCcctgctcattaaaaaaaaaaaaaaaaaaaaaaaaaactttttgagacaaggtctcactaagttatcctggctggtcctgaactttcaatcatcctgcctcagactcccaaggaTCTTGGATGACAGGCCTGAAGCATTAGGTCCTATGAGCTGTGTGTTTCCCGAAACTTTGCAAGCCTGTGGCTTCTGCCCTATGCCAGCCAGGTCCAGCGGACTCAGGTGTTGTCTCCCCAGACTGTGCCAGCATTCCCCTGGGCTCCCGACAGGCtccgctgggggggggggggggataggcaCATAGGAATACTGTGTCTTCAGCGTGTCCCTGCATAGTTGTTGAGACTAGGAGCCTGGGGCAGCATCTGCTGGGGTGAATTAGAGTCATGTCTGTTCTGCCTCCTACACACTCCTGCCTGAGTCAGCCCCTCTTGTGCGGGTCCCTACTGATGCTCCAGGCAGACTAGTCGTGTTTCTTTGGGGACCCTTCCCTAAGACCCCAGGTTGGGTCCAATGTCTCCTTTAGACCGCTACAGTCAGTCCACTGTGTTCCCCCTATTCCAACCTTGAGCTCTGCCTGTGCCGCCTCATTCCACCCTAgatcctctgcctcagtttccccattctATGCTTGGCCACCCTGCCCTTGCCACCTTCCAGCCTCACCTCCATGCTCCTGCCCGTGCCTCCTCCCATCTGCTTTCATCTCCACGTCATCTCAGTTGACCCTCTATCTGCCAACACCCCCATCTTGCCCTGACCCTCTGTATCTCCACCCCATGTTGGATCCTCTGCCTGGTCCCCCATTTTGTACCTGATCTTTGCTTACACCCACCCCCACCCGTGACCCTCTGCCtgcacccccatcccaccctgaCACTGCCTGTGCCGCCCACCATCTCAACTCACCCCAGCCTCTGTTTCTTCCCCATCCTGGCCCTGAGCTCTTGAAGCTGTGCTACCTGGTGACAGGCAGGCTCCACACTGAATTGCACATCCAGGAAACCTACCTGTTACCCCCAGATTCCCAGAGTCCCCCAGTTCAGAGATGGGCTTCAAACACACACAAGGAACATACAATGAAGGCCAGGTAAGTGGACAGGACCTCCGGTGCTCTGTGTCCTGGCGGCTGCCAACAGGACTCAGGGCAAACCCTAAACTACTGCAGGACCAAGGCAGTGGAGGGCTGGACCACAGGATGGATAGGGAGGAtcaggaggagagaatgaaggcGGGCAGAGTACGCACAGACCTGGGTCAGCGAGCGCCAGTCCATGTTGGCACTGCCCAGGTAAAAGTGGGTCTGATCCACCACCCAGAACTTGGTGTGCAGGACGCCATGGGTCAGCTTCTGCATGTCCACCATGCGGACCTGGGCACCTGTGAGCACAGGGGCAGCAGTCAGGGGCCAGCTTGGGCGGCCCCAGGCCTGCCACCCTTGCTGTTGCTAGCTCACCACTCTGTAGCAGGGACTGCAGATCACCCAGAGGTCCATTGGGTTTGCTCACGGCGATGCGAACCTTTACGCCTCGGGGTGCCAGAGCCTGGAGCTGCTGGAGAACCTCTTCACCCTGTGGGAG
The nucleotide sequence above comes from Peromyscus maniculatus bairdii isolate BWxNUB_F1_BW_parent chromosome 1, HU_Pman_BW_mat_3.1, whole genome shotgun sequence. Encoded proteins:
- the LOC102917724 gene encoding 5'-3' exonuclease PLD3 isoform X3, whose translation is MKPKLMYQELKVPVEEPAGELPVNEIEAWKAAEKKARWVLLVLILAVVGFGALMTQLFLWEYGDLHLFGPNQRPAPCYDPCEAVLVESIPEGLEFPNATTSNPSTSQAWLGLLAGAHSSLDIASFYWTLTNNDTHTQEPSAQQGEEVLQQLQALAPRGVKVRIAVSKPNGPLGDLQSLLQSGAQVRMVDMQKLTHGVLHTKFWVVDQTHFYLGSANMDWRSLTQVKELGVVMYNCSCLARDLTKIFEAYWFLGQAGSSIPSTWPRPFDTRYNQETPMEICLNGTPALAYLASAPPPLCPSGRTPDLKALLNVVDSARSFIYIAVMNYLPTMEFSHPRRFWPAIDDGLRRAAYERGVKVRLLISCWGHSEPSMRSFLLSLAALRDNHTHSDIQVKLFVVPADEAQARIPYARVNHNKYMVTERATYIGTSNWSGSYFTETAGTSLLVTQNGHGGLRSQLEAVFLRDWESPYSHDLDTSADSVGNACRLL